A region from the Xenopus laevis strain J_2021 chromosome 4S, Xenopus_laevis_v10.1, whole genome shotgun sequence genome encodes:
- the dnal4.S gene encoding dynein axonemal light chain 4 S homeolog isoform X1, which produces MADPGESKKDEADYKRMHSFPLIRHTDMPEEMRVETMELCVTACEKFASNNESAAKMIKETMDKKFGSSWHVVIGEGFGFEITHEVKNLLYMFFGGSLAICVWKCS; this is translated from the exons ATGGCAGATCCTGGCGAAAGCAAGAAAGATGAGGCAGACTACAAGAGGATGCACAGCTTTCCTTTAATTCGG CACACAGATATGCCAGAAGAAATGCGTGTAGAAACAATGGAGCTATGTGTTACAgcctgtgaaaaatttgcaagtAATAATGAG AGTGCAGCAAAGATGATTAAAGAGACAATGGACAAGAAGTTTGGCTCCTCCTGGCATGTGGTTATCGGAGAGGGGTTTGGATTTGAGATAACTCATGAAGTCAAGAACCTCCTTTACATGTTCTTTGGAGGCagcctggcaatctgtgtgtGGAAATGTTCATGA